In the Ricinus communis isolate WT05 ecotype wild-type chromosome 3, ASM1957865v1, whole genome shotgun sequence genome, ACTTCAATCATCCTCCAAGTTTTCAAAATAGACCACCCTTAAATCATCAAAACTACAATCAACAGCCACCACAACCACAACCACAACCCAAGTCCAATCTAGAAGCTTTTGTTGAAACTTTTGCAGCCTCACAAGCTAAACAAGACAAGCATTGGGAAGAGCAGTTGAAACAGAATAGTCTCCTTACAGCTACAGTTCAACAGATTCAAGCTTAAACCAAGCTCATGGAGAATCAGATAAACCAACTTGCTCAACAAGTGGATCAATCTTCAAAGGTTCCAGGTCACTTTCCTGGTAACACCGAGCAACCACCTAAGGGTCAAATTAATACTGTAACTTTAAGGAATGGTAGAGAGCTAGAAGACCTTCCACCGAAGGTAGTTCAAAAGAAAGTAGTTGCAGTAGAGGAAGAGATGTTTGAAGCTAAGAAGATgatagaaaaagagaaaattaaagagaagAAGGAGCCCATTGTCATTAAACCTTACAGGCCACTTGTACCTTTCCCACAACGATTGGCACAGGCAAAGCTAGAAAAGAACTATGGGAAATTCCTAAACATTCTAAAGAAGTTGCAGACCAACATCCCATTCTTGGATGCAATCTTAGAGATGCCCTCCTATGCTAAATTTCTGAAGGACATGCTCTCTAACAAGAGGAAAATCGAAGAAAATGCAACAATCTCACTGACAGCTGAATGCAATGCTATATTGCAGAACAAGCTTCCAAACAAGCTAGGAGATCCAGGGAGATATTCCATACCAGTCCAGCTAGGTGACATCGGAATAAAGAAGGCTTTATGTGATCTAGGGGCAAGTGTCAGTCTTATGCCCCTATCAAGAAACTTCAGATGGGTGAATTAAAACCCACGCACATCTCCCTAGAGTTGGCAGACAGATCGGTGAAATTTCCTTTAGGTATTCTTGAGGATGTGCCGCTTAGAGTTGGGAAATTCTTCATCCCTTGTGATTTTGTGGTTATGGAGAACTTTAGAAGATGCTATGTCCCTATCATTCTAGGGAGACCCTTCTTGGGCACTGCTGGGGCCATTATTGACATGAATAATAGGAAAATCACCTTTGAAGTGGGTGATGAGAAGGTGGAGTATTCACTCACAAGTTCTATGGGTTCTCCTTCTAAGGAGGAAATGATATATAGCATGGATGCGCTAGATGAAGTAGTGGAAGCTAAGGCTGTAGATTTACAACTCGATGATTCATTGCAGACAATCTTAATGGGGAGTGCAGATGAAGAGGATTGGGAAACAAGGGAGTATAAGAGGTTCTTAGAGGAAAAACAAGCGCTAGCAGCTGATGATCCTAGCAAGGAAGTGTTGAAACCAAAGGAGTCTGAGG is a window encoding:
- the LOC125369570 gene encoding uncharacterized protein LOC125369570: MENQINQLAQQVDQSSKVPGHFPGNTEQPPKGQINTVTLRNGRELEDLPPKVVQKKVVAVEEEMFEAKKMIEKEKIKEKKEPIVIKPYRPLVPFPQRLAQAKLEKNYGKFLNILKKLQTNIPFLDAILEMPSYAKFLKDMLSNKRKIEENATISLTAECNAILQNKLPNKLGDPGRYSIPVQLGDIGIKKALCDLGASVSLMPLSRNFRWVN